The segment TGGAGAGGTTTTTCCTCAAGTGTGGGAGTATCGTTACTATGCGCCATCATAAAACTTTTCTTTTTTGTGTGACCTTGGTATACAATACTTCCTTTTTTAGGGGAGGTAGATCCCTGTTGGCGGGGACTGAGTAGCTACGGTTAACTAGACCGCATAACAGAGTTAAGATGCCATCGGAACTCCCCGGCTTTTTGTGGTAGTCTACAGACATTTTAGAAAAAATTCAATGGAGTAAAAACCATGGGCCAGACCATTACTGAAAAGATTTTTGCCGCACATCACCGCGACAATCCTTCTGACGACAATGTCGTCTTGGATATCGATGTGGTGATGTGTCATGAAATCACTACGCCTATCGCCATCAACGACCTGATGGAACGGGGCATGGACCGGGTCTTCGATCCAACCAAGATCAAAGCGGTTATCGATCATGTTACCCCGTCCAAGGATTCTAAAACAGCGACCCAGGCCAAGATTATTCGTGATTGGGCCAAACGGCAGGGGATTAAAGATTTTTTTGATATCGGCGCCAATGGCGTTTGTCATGCGCTGTTCCCGGAAAAAGGATTCATTCGTCCAGGGTACACAGTAATCATGGGCGACTCTCACACCTGCACTCATGGCGCTTTTGGGGCGTTTGCCGCCGGGGTAGGGACTACGGATCTTGAAGTTGGCATTCTTAAAGGAGTATGTTCGTTTAGGACCCCGCAGACCATTAAGGTGATTATCAATGGCCTTATGCCTAACGGAGTGTATGCCAAGGATATCATCCTTCATATTATTAAGACCCTGACAGTCAAGGGTGCCACAGATACGATCATGGAGTTTGTCGGGCCGGTAGTGGAGGCCATGACCATGGAGTCGAGGATGACTCTGTGCAATATGGCGATCGAAGCCGGAGCCACCTGCGGAGTCTGTATGCCGGACAAGATCACGGCTCAATACCTCTGGCCATTTATCAAGGACCAATACGCTGATATCGATCAGGCCGTCACCGATTTCAGACGATGGCATTCCGATGCCGACGCGGTCTATGCAAAGGAGTTGACCTTCGATATCTCCTCTCTTGGACCTCAGGTTACCTATGGCTACAAGCCGGACGAGGTTAAGGACATTACCGACATGGCTGGTACTCGCATTGATCAAGTCTATATCGGTTCATGTACTAATGGCCGCTTGGAAGACCTGCGGGAAGCAGCGAAGATTATAGCTGGACGCACCATTGCCCCTGGAGTACGTGGAATTTTATCCCCAGCAACCCCTGCCATTTATAATCAGGCCCTAGCCGAAGGGTTGATTCAGCAATTCATGGCCGCAGGTTTTTGTGTTACCAATCCAACGTGCGGGGCCTGTCTTGGCATGAGCAACGGCGTTCTTGCCGCTGGCGAAGCCTGCGCCTCAACCACCAACCGCAATTTTAACGGGCGGATGGGCAAGGGAGGCATGGTTCACCTGATGAGCCCG is part of the Desulfobulbaceae bacterium genome and harbors:
- a CDS encoding 3-isopropylmalate dehydratase large subunit, translating into MGQTITEKIFAAHHRDNPSDDNVVLDIDVVMCHEITTPIAINDLMERGMDRVFDPTKIKAVIDHVTPSKDSKTATQAKIIRDWAKRQGIKDFFDIGANGVCHALFPEKGFIRPGYTVIMGDSHTCTHGAFGAFAAGVGTTDLEVGILKGVCSFRTPQTIKVIINGLMPNGVYAKDIILHIIKTLTVKGATDTIMEFVGPVVEAMTMESRMTLCNMAIEAGATCGVCMPDKITAQYLWPFIKDQYADIDQAVTDFRRWHSDADAVYAKELTFDISSLGPQVTYGYKPDEVKDITDMAGTRIDQVYIGSCTNGRLEDLREAAKIIAGRTIAPGVRGILSPATPAIYNQALAEGLIQQFMAAGFCVTNPTCGACLGMSNGVLAAGEACASTTNRNFNGRMGKGGMVHLMSPLSAAAAAVAGTITDPRTFL